In Buchnera aphidicola (Lipaphis pseudobrassicae), a genomic segment contains:
- the topA gene encoding type I DNA topoisomerase, which produces MQKSLVIVESPTKAKTINQYLGCKYIVKSSIGHVRDLLVRKFNKKYKTKQSISQSSEKDDLMYQIGINPYNNWKAEYHILPGKEKIVSELKNIADTVDHIYLATDLDREGEAIAWHLKEVIGGDPSKFKRVVFNEITKNAIKKAFNNVSHINMYRVNAQQTRRFMDRIVGYMISPLLWKKVSRGVSAGRVQSVAVRIISEREHVIKNFVPEEYWKLSISLFFQEKKSIILDVTHYQNKIFRPMNKEELDLYIQIIKKSNFTVKHREDKIFFKEPPAPFITSTLQQSCSIDLGFSVKKTMFLAQKLYEEGYITYIRTDSTYINENAVKTVRTYIKQHYGDRYIPIEPNTYCNIQYSQEAHEAIRPSNIKTTNINNSNLNLDAQKLYTLIWSRFVASQMSPMKYQSSTVVIIANEFKLKKIEKIIVFKGWMKILKEEKNIVSEISSLKIGNLLFFNKATSVQKFTKPLPRFNEASLVRELEKKGIGRPSTYSTITSKIQEKGYVKIKKNQLYAEKMGEIITIRLKKNFSNLLDYNFTARMEKNLDKIAENKIEWKKVLNSFFKDFSKRLEQAKKKPEEGGMEPNTIVMTSIKCPICYKKMGIKNAITGVFLSCSGYDADPKKRCKKTINLTSLNEFKNNKKQQLIEKIHRCKECKMTMDSYFINNEMKIHICINNPSCFGYTLEKGVFNSPIYLSEVIQCEKCYNDMILKTSRFGKFFLCIKKDCKNTRKVLANGEISDPKLEPIPFPELLCTTSNASFVLREGTSGIFFAANTFPKSRETRSPFVEELARFQNLLPEKIRYLASAPITDNKENKTIVCFNRKTKQYYIGSKKEGKFTDWLAIFVDNKWLVINKKK; this is translated from the coding sequence ATGCAAAAATCTCTTGTTATTGTTGAATCGCCAACAAAAGCAAAAACTATAAATCAATATTTAGGATGTAAATATATAGTTAAATCTAGTATAGGACACGTACGAGATTTACTTGTTAGAAAATTTAATAAAAAATATAAAACAAAACAGTCTATTTCACAGTCTAGTGAAAAAGATGACTTAATGTATCAGATAGGAATCAATCCTTATAATAATTGGAAAGCTGAATATCATATTTTACCTGGTAAAGAAAAAATTGTTTCTGAATTAAAAAATATTGCTGATACAGTAGATCATATATATTTAGCTACGGATTTAGATCGAGAAGGAGAAGCTATAGCCTGGCACTTAAAAGAGGTTATTGGAGGAGATCCTTCTAAATTTAAACGTGTAGTATTTAATGAAATTACAAAAAATGCTATAAAAAAAGCATTTAACAATGTAAGTCATATAAATATGTATCGAGTAAATGCTCAGCAAACACGTAGATTTATGGATCGTATTGTAGGCTATATGATATCACCTTTATTATGGAAAAAAGTTTCTAGAGGTGTCTCTGCAGGACGAGTTCAATCAGTAGCAGTTCGCATAATATCAGAACGTGAACATGTTATAAAAAATTTCGTACCAGAAGAATACTGGAAATTAAGCATATCTCTTTTTTTTCAAGAAAAGAAAAGTATTATTTTAGATGTTACTCATTATCAAAATAAAATATTTCGTCCAATGAATAAAGAGGAATTAGATTTATATATACAGATAATTAAAAAATCTAATTTTACCGTGAAACATCGTGAAGATAAAATATTTTTTAAAGAACCACCAGCTCCTTTTATAACTTCTACATTGCAACAATCATGTAGTATTGATTTAGGTTTTAGTGTAAAAAAAACAATGTTTTTAGCACAAAAATTATATGAAGAAGGCTATATAACTTATATTCGTACTGATTCCACTTATATCAATGAGAATGCTGTTAAAACAGTTAGAACATACATAAAACAACATTATGGTGATAGATATATACCTATAGAACCTAATACTTATTGCAATATACAATATTCTCAAGAAGCCCATGAAGCTATCCGACCATCTAACATTAAAACAACCAATATAAACAATAGTAATTTAAATTTAGATGCTCAAAAATTATATACACTTATTTGGAGTCGATTTGTAGCTTCTCAAATGTCACCAATGAAATATCAATCTAGTACAGTTGTAATTATAGCAAATGAATTTAAATTAAAAAAAATTGAAAAAATAATAGTTTTTAAAGGTTGGATGAAAATTTTAAAAGAAGAAAAAAATATAGTATCTGAAATTTCTTCGCTAAAAATAGGAAATTTATTATTTTTTAATAAAGCTACATCTGTACAAAAATTTACTAAACCTTTACCTCGTTTTAATGAAGCTTCTTTAGTTCGTGAATTAGAAAAAAAGGGTATTGGAAGACCTTCTACTTATTCTACAATTACATCGAAAATACAAGAAAAGGGGTATGTAAAAATAAAAAAAAATCAATTATATGCAGAAAAAATGGGTGAAATTATTACCATTCGATTGAAAAAAAATTTTAGCAATCTACTCGACTATAATTTTACTGCTCGTATGGAAAAAAATCTTGATAAAATAGCTGAAAATAAAATTGAATGGAAGAAAGTTCTTAATTCTTTCTTTAAAGATTTTTCTAAAAGATTAGAACAAGCTAAAAAAAAACCAGAAGAAGGAGGTATGGAACCAAATACTATTGTTATGACATCAATTAAATGTCCTATATGTTATAAAAAAATGGGAATAAAAAATGCAATTACTGGTGTTTTTTTAAGTTGTTCGGGATATGATGCTGATCCTAAAAAACGTTGTAAAAAGACTATAAATTTAACTTCATTAAATGAATTTAAAAATAACAAAAAACAGCAATTAATAGAAAAAATTCATCGTTGTAAAGAATGTAAAATGACTATGGATAGTTATTTTATTAATAATGAAATGAAAATACATATTTGTATTAATAATCCTAGTTGTTTTGGTTATACATTAGAAAAAGGAGTTTTTAATAGTCCTATTTATTTATCTGAGGTAATTCAATGTGAAAAATGTTATAATGATATGATATTGAAAACTAGTAGATTTGGAAAATTTTTTCTCTGCATTAAAAAAGATTGTAAAAATACAAGAAAAGTTTTAGCTAATGGTGAAATATCAGATCCAAAACTAGAACCTATTCCTTTTCCGGAATTATTATGTACAACATCGAATGCATCATTTGTTTTAAGAGAAGGAACATCTGGTATTTTTTTTGCTGCCAATACTTTTCCTAAATCTCGTGAAACTAGATCTCCTTTCGTAGAAGAACTTGCTAGATTTCAAAATTTACTACCAGAAAAAATACGATATTTAGCCAGTGCTCCTATAACTGATAACAAAGAAAATAAAACTATAGTGTGTTTTAATAGAAAAACAAAACAATACTATATTGGTTCTAAGAAAGAAGGAAAATTTACAGATTGGTTAGCTATATTTGTTGATAATAAATGGCTTGTTATTAATAAAAAAAAGTAA
- a CDS encoding inositol monophosphatase family protein: MHPMLNIAIRAVRKGGNIIIQNYDTQKFIKEDTEKNKLFIKNIMYRTYNTISEIIYKSYPRHIILNKNHNIVFKKNEKATIWIINELDGKKNFIKNFPHFCISIAVIVKNKTEISVIYDPIRNDLFTAVKGQGSQLNGYRTRCSNINSLKYTTVAVNLPDYLANQSFSYFEIYKKLILCGISFRSTGSTVLDLAYVAAGKIDCLFDFNLDPSNFIAGKLQVREAGCLISDFTGGHENNNCHSGNLTSSPKVIRLITEKIRNCYIKSI, translated from the coding sequence ATGCATCCCATGTTAAATATTGCAATTCGTGCAGTACGTAAAGGAGGAAATATCATTATTCAAAACTATGATACACAAAAATTTATAAAAGAAGATACAGAAAAAAATAAATTATTTATAAAAAACATTATGTATAGAACCTATAACACTATTAGTGAAATTATTTATAAATCTTATCCTAGACATATTATTTTAAATAAAAATCACAATATTGTTTTTAAAAAAAATGAAAAAGCTACAATTTGGATTATTAATGAATTAGATGGTAAAAAAAACTTTATCAAAAATTTTCCACATTTTTGTATTTCTATTGCAGTTATCGTAAAAAATAAGACAGAAATTTCCGTAATATATGATCCTATAAGAAACGATTTATTTACAGCTGTAAAAGGACAAGGATCTCAACTAAATGGATATAGAACAAGATGCAGTAATATTAATAGTTTAAAATATACTACAGTTGCTGTCAATTTACCTGACTATTTAGCTAATCAATCATTTTCTTATTTCGAAATATATAAAAAATTAATTTTATGTGGAATTTCTTTTAGATCAACAGGTTCAACAGTTCTTGATTTAGCTTATGTTGCTGCTGGAAAAATAGATTGCTTATTTGATTTTAATCTAGATCCTAGTAACTTTATTGCAGGAAAATTACAAGTAAGAGAAGCGGGTTGCTTAATTAGTGATTTTACAGGAGGACATGAAAATAATAATTGTCATTCTGGTAATCTAACTAGCAGCCCAAAAGTTATTAGATTAATTACTGAAAAAATACGAAACTGCTATATTAAATCAATATAA
- the rlmN gene encoding 23S rRNA (adenine(2503)-C(2))-methyltransferase RlmN, whose translation MKSNLNTSKTLNNKINLLDLNPKNLYFFLNSLGEKNFSSKQIMNWIYKHNCNDVNKMLNISIKTRKKLNEKSYIFASEFIEEKISSDGTIKWITSIDNQKIETVYIPEKKRSTLCVSSQIGCALKCRFCATGQQGFNRNLKVSEIIAQIWQANKILKQKNINNHISNIVFMGMGEPLLNLNNVVSAIKIILDQYGFSLSKRRITLSTSGIAPALKKMKNMIDVSLAISLHAPNDSIRDIIMPINKKYNIQSILSSTLKYLKYSKANYGGVTIEYVMLNGINDSNKNAHELSLLLNNIPSKINLIPWNPFLGSSFLSSNLNRINIFANILRSKGFTTIIRKNRGQDINAACGQLTGNIINRFQRL comes from the coding sequence ATGAAAAGTAATTTAAATACATCAAAAACTTTAAATAATAAAATTAATTTATTAGATTTAAATCCTAAAAATTTATATTTTTTTCTTAATTCTTTAGGAGAAAAAAATTTTTCTTCAAAACAAATCATGAATTGGATTTATAAACATAATTGCAATGATGTCAATAAAATGCTTAATATAAGTATTAAAACAAGAAAAAAATTAAATGAAAAATCTTATATTTTTGCATCTGAGTTTATAGAAGAAAAAATTTCTTCAGATGGAACTATAAAATGGATCACATCTATTGATAATCAAAAAATTGAAACGGTATATATTCCAGAAAAAAAACGTTCTACACTTTGTGTTTCCTCACAAATAGGTTGCGCTCTAAAATGTCGTTTTTGTGCTACTGGACAACAAGGTTTTAATAGAAATTTAAAAGTCTCTGAAATTATTGCACAAATTTGGCAAGCAAATAAAATTCTTAAACAAAAAAATATTAATAATCATATTAGTAATATAGTTTTTATGGGAATGGGTGAACCATTATTAAATTTAAATAATGTTGTTTCTGCTATAAAAATAATATTAGATCAATATGGTTTTTCTTTGTCGAAACGTCGTATTACTTTATCTACTTCTGGAATAGCACCAGCTTTAAAAAAAATGAAAAATATGATTGATGTTTCTTTAGCTATTTCGCTTCATGCTCCTAATGATTCTATCCGTGATATAATTATGCCAATCAATAAAAAGTATAATATTCAATCAATTCTAAGTTCAACATTAAAATATTTAAAATATTCAAAAGCAAATTATGGTGGTGTAACAATAGAATATGTAATGTTAAATGGAATTAATGATTCGAATAAAAATGCACATGAATTAAGTCTTTTATTGAATAATATACCTAGTAAAATTAATCTTATACCTTGGAATCCCTTTTTAGGTTCATCTTTTTTATCTAGTAATTTAAATAGAATTAATATTTTTGCAAATATTTTAAGAAGTAAAGGATTTACGACAATAATTCGAAAAAATAGAGGACAGGATATAAACGCTGCATGTGGTCAGTTAACTGGAAATATAATCAATCGTTTTCAAAGATTATAA
- the ispG gene encoding flavodoxin-dependent (E)-4-hydroxy-3-methylbut-2-enyl-diphosphate synthase, which produces MKPCKIITRRKSNRIYVGKVPIGDNAPISVQSMTNTKTENFLETIKQILDLKKVGVDIVRVSIPNLESVESFKKIRKETNIPLIADIHFDYRLALKAMEYGADCLRINPGNIGNQKRISEIINVAKDKNIPIRIGVNSGSLEKDILNKYRTPTPDALVESAIRHIEYFDSLNFDKFKVSVKASNVFLAIESYEKLAQKITQPLHIGITEAGGLRSGTVKSSIGISYLLLKGIGDTIRISLAANPIEEVKVAYDILKTLSIRSRGINFIACPTCSRQEFDVINTVNQLEKKLEDISTPIDVSIIGCIVNGIGEAKLATLGLTGGYKKSTLYKNGIRQKNKIKNDEIIEQMEIQIRKLIK; this is translated from the coding sequence ATGAAACCATGCAAAATTATTACTCGTAGAAAATCTAATCGCATTTATGTTGGAAAAGTTCCTATTGGAGATAATGCGCCCATTTCGGTTCAATCAATGACAAATACTAAAACTGAAAATTTTTTAGAAACTATTAAACAAATTTTAGATTTAAAAAAAGTAGGAGTTGACATTGTTCGTGTTTCTATACCTAATTTAGAATCAGTTGAATCATTTAAAAAAATTAGAAAAGAAACAAATATTCCATTAATTGCAGATATACATTTTGATTATAGATTAGCTTTAAAAGCCATGGAATATGGAGCAGATTGTTTAAGAATTAATCCTGGTAATATTGGGAATCAAAAAAGGATATCAGAAATTATCAATGTTGCAAAGGATAAAAACATACCAATTCGAATAGGTGTAAATTCAGGATCTTTAGAAAAAGATATATTAAATAAATATAGAACTCCTACTCCAGACGCTTTAGTTGAATCAGCTATAAGACATATTGAATACTTTGATAGTTTAAATTTTGATAAATTTAAAGTTAGTGTTAAAGCATCTAACGTTTTTTTAGCTATTGAATCTTATGAAAAGCTAGCACAAAAAATTACACAACCTTTACATATTGGAATAACAGAAGCTGGTGGATTAAGAAGTGGTACAGTAAAATCTTCTATTGGTATTTCTTACTTGTTGTTGAAGGGTATTGGCGATACAATACGTATTTCATTAGCAGCGAATCCAATTGAAGAAGTAAAAGTAGCGTATGATATTCTAAAAACTTTATCTATACGATCTAGAGGAATTAATTTCATTGCATGTCCTACTTGTTCTAGACAAGAATTTGATGTAATCAATACGGTTAATCAATTAGAAAAAAAACTAGAAGATATCTCTACTCCTATAGATGTATCAATTATTGGATGTATTGTTAATGGAATAGGAGAAGCCAAACTTGCAACCTTAGGATTAACAGGAGGATATAAAAAAAGTACTTTATATAAAAATGGAATACGTCAAAAAAATAAAATAAAGAATGACGAAATTATTGAACAAATGGAAATTCAAATTAGAAAGCTGATAAAATAA